From Butyricimonas paravirosa, one genomic window encodes:
- a CDS encoding RNA polymerase sigma-70 factor codes for MEMNMHPFDNHDVLLEALRKGEEKAFEYLFDRYYEGLLNYAGRIVRETELAHDLVQETFCKLYEDHASLNIHLSIKSYLYKSVYNSCLNEIKHQKVVSNYADRELLDFYFSEIVQTPEAELALLGEDINNALREAIDKLPERCREVFMLSKMEELSNKEIAERLGISVKTVEVQMTKALSRLRKELEWLLSLIFFVNF; via the coding sequence ATGGAAATGAATATGCATCCTTTTGATAACCATGACGTATTGTTGGAAGCCCTGCGAAAAGGGGAAGAGAAGGCCTTCGAGTATCTTTTTGACAGATATTACGAAGGGTTATTGAATTATGCGGGGCGTATTGTTCGGGAGACGGAGCTGGCTCATGATTTGGTGCAGGAGACGTTTTGTAAGTTGTACGAGGATCATGCAAGTTTGAATATTCATTTGTCTATAAAATCTTATCTTTATAAATCAGTCTATAATAGTTGTTTGAACGAGATCAAGCATCAAAAGGTGGTTAGTAATTATGCAGATCGGGAGTTGTTGGATTTTTATTTTTCTGAGATCGTACAGACACCGGAAGCGGAGTTAGCGTTGTTGGGAGAGGATATAAATAATGCTCTTCGGGAGGCGATTGATAAGTTACCGGAACGTTGCCGGGAAGTTTTCATGTTGAGTAAGATGGAAGAGTTGTCGAATAAAGAGATTGCTGAACGCTTGGGAATATCCGTGAAAACAGTTGAGGTTCAGATGACTAAAGCGTTGTCTCGTTTACGGAAAGAGTTGGAATGGTTGTTAAGCTTGATTTTCTTTGTAAATTTTTGA
- a CDS encoding PKD-like family lipoprotein: protein MKQIIYILAVLLLTACYDDKGNYDYKQINILDVGLDEMYSVRVAGDTVITIQPRLSQSLQENKDNLEFMWLHSTTNSNFYTIKDCDTVCMTEELKFHVDPEDKALKYEHYFRLNVYDKLTGIEYPVNTMMKLVKPFDGAWVLLHSKDGQTELGSVEYIGENIVDTKDAYYQATGKHLQGKPLCLGRVSLQSSYYGSSKVQMFSVITDIPDEAGVYCQWRQFEKMDSLSRMVYSADAVDFAPDKVELIDGEGSRGGLMLANGKYYQTPAAMKMYEPARNKDNFGGDYYISLAAKVADVSLVYDRKGHRFGCLWHMNNSGGPDPILFDPVKENKVELGAIPQSTDNSTAADPNKLNPKHKVLYVGSGYNYNQSNASYSYAYAVATREQDSCIVYEFNAMGMSYGKNPSLSNYYRLPIPQGLDENSCFASSAAYSGIIFYSAGNTVYRLDFVQQGGKATPIYTHEGGKVTRMKFARTRNEQTGYENYEFDLARSLGVVFEMEDGSCDFVVLNLASTGSVGTDSEHYPAKQVYHEFGKITDVVFL, encoded by the coding sequence ATGAAACAGATTATATACATATTGGCAGTTTTACTTTTAACGGCCTGCTATGATGATAAGGGTAATTATGATTATAAACAGATTAATATTTTGGATGTCGGGTTGGATGAGATGTATTCCGTGCGGGTTGCAGGAGACACGGTGATCACGATTCAGCCTAGATTATCACAATCTTTGCAGGAAAATAAGGATAATCTAGAATTCATGTGGTTACATTCAACGACCAATTCTAATTTTTACACGATAAAGGATTGTGATACGGTTTGTATGACAGAGGAACTGAAGTTTCATGTTGATCCGGAAGATAAGGCCTTAAAGTATGAACATTATTTTCGTTTGAACGTGTATGATAAGTTAACAGGGATAGAGTATCCGGTAAATACAATGATGAAATTGGTCAAACCGTTTGATGGGGCTTGGGTTTTGTTGCATAGTAAAGATGGACAAACGGAATTGGGATCCGTGGAATATATCGGGGAGAATATTGTTGATACCAAAGATGCCTATTATCAAGCAACCGGCAAGCATTTACAAGGGAAACCACTGTGTTTGGGAAGAGTTTCTTTACAGAGTAGTTATTATGGTTCCTCGAAGGTTCAGATGTTTTCCGTGATAACGGATATTCCTGATGAGGCCGGTGTATATTGTCAATGGAGGCAATTTGAAAAAATGGATAGTCTGTCAAGAATGGTATATTCTGCAGATGCGGTTGATTTTGCTCCGGATAAAGTGGAATTGATAGATGGAGAGGGATCTCGGGGAGGATTGATGTTGGCAAATGGAAAGTATTACCAGACTCCTGCCGCAATGAAAATGTATGAACCAGCACGGAATAAAGATAATTTTGGTGGAGATTATTATATATCGCTTGCCGCAAAGGTTGCGGATGTTTCCTTGGTGTACGACCGGAAAGGACATCGCTTTGGTTGTTTGTGGCATATGAATAATAGTGGTGGTCCTGATCCGATTCTTTTTGATCCGGTAAAAGAGAACAAGGTGGAATTAGGAGCGATACCCCAAAGTACAGATAATTCTACTGCGGCAGATCCTAACAAACTGAACCCGAAACATAAGGTGTTGTATGTTGGATCCGGTTACAATTATAACCAGAGTAATGCCTCCTATTCTTATGCTTATGCGGTAGCAACTAGAGAGCAGGATAGTTGTATCGTATACGAGTTTAATGCAATGGGAATGTCATACGGGAAGAATCCAAGTTTGAGTAATTATTATCGGTTGCCCATACCACAAGGATTGGATGAAAATAGTTGCTTTGCTTCTTCAGCTGCTTATAGCGGTATTATTTTTTATTCAGCGGGGAATACTGTATATCGATTGGATTTTGTACAGCAAGGAGGGAAAGCAACTCCTATTTACACGCATGAAGGAGGCAAGGTTACACGGATGAAATTTGCTCGTACTCGTAATGAGCAAACAGGATATGAGAATTACGAGTTTGATTTGGCTCGAAGTTTGGGGGTTGTTTTTGAAATGGAAGATGGATCGTGTGATTTTGTGGTACTGAATCTGGCATCGACAGGTTCTGTTGGGACGGATAGTGAACACTATCCTGCAAAACAAGTGTATCACGAATTTGGAAAAATTACTGATGTTGTATTTTTATAA
- a CDS encoding TlpA disulfide reductase family protein, with translation MKWSFIIIVLQLLVGCQSNDGYVIKGELAGAPENEWIYLMDVDQHQYYDSVQLHDGRFEFRGKVNLPELRKIIFYKDPTRRVYGWANILCIPVYVENSEILVSIPFAEMPSKLAKKVPVSLCIEGSGVHDLYQGYIQQIEPLNLKFDGVFDQYRQVYYRGKGSEQDVIKCVKEMDMLRDSIYHCGVDFIRKHGDSPVATYVVNKLAVERYGREEAQRVLELFPSQVRTGEMGEQLEKKLIGKPLYVHDMMPDFLVMDINSNEKKLSECVHKGRYTLVELWASWCGPCRHDIPHLKETYKRFHEKGFDIVSVSIDDEMDKWKSAVSREGMEWTQVCGAKGVKYGKECMQAFGVNAVPSGFLIDPQGKVIDVAARGGWLNMKLIELFGE, from the coding sequence ATGAAGTGGAGTTTTATTATAATTGTTTTACAGCTGTTAGTTGGTTGTCAATCGAATGATGGTTATGTGATTAAAGGGGAATTAGCGGGGGCGCCTGAGAACGAATGGATTTATTTGATGGACGTTGATCAACATCAATATTATGATAGTGTTCAATTACATGATGGGCGGTTTGAATTTCGGGGAAAAGTGAATTTACCGGAGTTAAGGAAAATCATCTTTTATAAGGATCCGACACGGCGCGTGTATGGTTGGGCTAATATTTTATGTATTCCCGTGTATGTTGAGAATTCAGAAATATTGGTATCCATCCCTTTTGCAGAAATGCCTTCAAAATTGGCAAAAAAAGTACCGGTCTCTTTATGTATCGAGGGTTCTGGTGTGCATGATTTATATCAGGGGTACATTCAACAGATCGAGCCATTGAATTTGAAGTTTGATGGAGTATTCGATCAATACCGACAAGTATATTATCGAGGTAAGGGATCTGAACAAGATGTTATCAAGTGTGTGAAGGAAATGGATATGTTGCGTGATAGTATTTATCATTGTGGCGTTGATTTTATTCGTAAGCATGGTGATTCTCCTGTGGCAACTTACGTCGTGAATAAATTGGCGGTGGAACGATATGGACGGGAAGAGGCTCAACGGGTTTTGGAACTTTTCCCCTCACAGGTTCGGACAGGCGAGATGGGCGAACAATTAGAAAAAAAATTAATAGGCAAGCCGTTGTATGTGCATGATATGATGCCAGACTTTTTAGTGATGGATATTAACTCGAATGAGAAAAAACTATCAGAATGTGTTCATAAGGGGCGCTATACTCTAGTGGAGCTTTGGGCTTCTTGGTGTGGTCCCTGTCGGCATGACATTCCTCATTTAAAGGAGACTTATAAACGTTTCCATGAAAAGGGATTTGATATTGTGAGTGTATCTATTGACGATGAAATGGATAAATGGAAAAGTGCTGTATCTAGGGAAGGGATGGAATGGACTCAAGTTTGTGGGGCAAAAGGGGTAAAATATGGGAAGGAATGTATGCAAGCGTTTGGTGTAAATGCTGTTCCCAGTGGATTTCTAATTGATCCTCAAGGAAAGGTGATTGATGTTGCTGCCAGGGGAGGATGGTTAAATATGAAATTGATAGAATTATTTGGGGAATAA